One segment of Babesia bigemina genome assembly Bbig001, chromosome : II DNA contains the following:
- a CDS encoding RRNA PROCESSING PROTEIN EBNA1-BINDING PROTEIN-RELATED,putative: MENDASSANTVFAHDFSASHLDLISQNAVADKGVGICVETRRALYSDDLVDPGEDSSGDDTSNEITHTYKETELLSKIKDISTKSDGKALPWVETLDITSEKKCSDELNRNEILKLEEHFKVIASDCAKRGLQRLAKMGFSFNRPSDFYADMVKTDIQMARVVKKLANRSNIIQEKKRRQSMKVKKVFDKQVKQRQMKNKFVKDVDNLIRNGTNNDSIEKQIDRLIDNHSMDERKSKSAGSAMKSQKHLPQRKEKATNKPTKKTKLRNSKVKRDSGGKSIKGLKGNKGKKGNGRGKAHGRK; the protein is encoded by the exons ATGGAAAATGATGCTTCGAGCGCCAACACCGTGTTTGCCCACGATTTCTCCGCGTCACACCTTGATTTAATATCGCAAAATGCCGTTGCAGATAAAGGCGTTGGGATATGTGTTGAAACCAGGAGAGCGCTTTATAG CGACGACTTGGTCGACCCTGGCGAGGACTCGTCGGGAGATGACACATCTAACGAAATCACGCACACATATAAGGAAACTG AGCTGCTGAGCAAGATTAAGGATATCTCAACGAAAAGCGATGGAAAAGCCTTGCCTTGGGTAGAAACGCTGGACATCACCTCCGAGAAAAAATGTAGTGATGAATTAAACCGAAATGAAATCCTAAAGCTAGAGGAACACTTTAAGGTCATTGCTTCTGACTGTGCAAAGCGAGGATTGCAGCGCCTTGCAAAAATGGGTTTCAGTTTTAACCGTCCGTCCGATTTTTATGCTGACATGGTAAAAACCGATATTCAGATGGCAAGGGTAGTGAAAAAACTTGCTAATCGTTCGAACATAATCCAGGAGAAGAAGCGCAGGCAGAGTATGAAAGTGAAGAAGGTTTTTGACAAACAAGTGAAGCAACGGCAGATGAAGAACAAGTTCGTCAAAGATGTAGATAACCTCATCAGGAACGGCACAAATAATGATTCAATTGAGAAGCAAATCGATCGGTTGATCGACAATCATTCTATGGATGAACGCAAAAGTAAGTCTGCTGGCTCCGCTATGAAGTCGCAAAAGCATCTTCCGCAACGCAAAGAGAAGGCGACAAATAAGCCCACGAAAAAAACGAAGCTTCGCAATTCAAAAGTGAAACGAGATTCGGGAGGCAAATCAATCAAAGGATTGAAAGGTAATAAAGGAAAAAAAGGAAACGGCAGGGGTAAGGCACATGGCCGAAAGTAG
- a CDS encoding Clathrin interactor 1 yields MEGVNAANQQILLLTLGEVDKRIKEALYSNDVGCPETVLYELSQATYHAAFMERISQATWSCLKASNARARRIQKALTLLTYLALNGAEGCASDILTRLDDITELHDRKLPEHMRDLEIIIKDKAINLVSLVCDKQLLERKRKEAASLRSRFVGVASNNGHVATQILYKPIYAVDAKEGLLSRAASEAWRKWNLMFNVNRGKGNGGKIREIFNRIKNGQIRNQCSKSSQILRTLGTRTGSEFYPPEGCNGYTPGLYRSSMEEQDRHRDWAHRNESSSSDYEGSTSEEGSDSSIDSAYSNVDSIARHHRNDSGVSSLSTESASRSVYEESGAIPAQSIRLHRQPGRTDIKVENYSHKRTDDGIKGPWKYQLGHQNKIVENIERLSLNDAHENYQLKGKPVMLQQTNMYDGSFAHLQRNTYRANPFARVSHY; encoded by the coding sequence ATGGAAGGAGTGAATGCCGCCAACCAGCAGATTCTGCTGCTCACACTTGGCGAAGTGGACAAACGCATAAAGGAAGCGCTGTACTCGAATGACGTGGGTTGCCCAGAGACCGTGCTGTATGAGCTGTCGCAAGCAACTTACCATGCTGCGTTCATGGAACGGATATCTCAAGCAACTTGGAGTTGTCTTAAGGCTAGCAATGCACGCGCCAGACGCATTCAGAAGGCACTGACGCTGCTTACATACCTTGCACTAAATGGCGCTGAAGGCTGCGCAAGCGACATTCTCACCCGCCTCGACGATATCACTGAACTGCACGACCGAAAGTTACCGGAGCATATGAGAGATTTAGAGATCATCATTAAGGACAAGGCAATAAACCTCGTAAGCCTAGTATGCGACAAGCAGCTGCTAGAAAGGAAACGTAAGGAAGCAGCTTCGCTTCGTTCGCGATTTGTCGGGGTTGCTTCAAACAACGGCCATGTGGCGACGCAAATACTGTACAAACCCATATACGCGGTTGATGCCAAAGAAGGGCTACTTAGTCGGGCAGCTAGTGAGGCATGGAGAAAGTGGAATTTGATGTTCAATGTCAACAGAGGAAAAGGTAACGGTGGGAAAATACGGGAAATTTTCAACCGGATCAAGAATGGCCAAATACGCAATCAATGCAGTAAATCGTCACAGATATTGCGTACGCTGGGTACACGTACAGGATCGGAATTCTACCCCCCAGAGGGGTGCAACGGTTACACGCCGGGATTGTACAGAAGCAGCATGGAGGAACAAGATCGCCACAGAGATTGGGCACACCGAAACGAATCCTCCAGCTCAGACTACGAGGGGAGCACAAGCGAGGAGGGTTCAGATTCATCTATAGACTCTGCGTACAGCAACGTAGATTCGATAGCGCGGCACCACAGAAACGACTCCGGTGTATCAAGTCTTTCTACTGAGAGCGCCAGCCGTAGCGTCTACGAGGAGAGTGGCGCAATACCCGCACAAAGCATTAGGTTGCACCGCCAACCCGGTCGCACTGATATCAAAGTGGAGAATTATAGCCACAAGCGTACAGATGATGGTATTAAAGGGCCGTGGAAATATCAATTGGGGCACCAAAACAAAATTGTGGAGAATATTGAGCGGCTATCTCTCAACGACGCCCACGAAAACTATCAACTGAAGGGTAAACCCGTGATGCTGCAACAAACGAATATGTACGACGGTTCATTTGCACATCTACAGCGCAATACGTATCGCGCAAATCCCTTCGCGCGCGTATCGCACTACTGA
- a CDS encoding suppressor Mra1 family domain containing protein, putative yields MKSRQLVVVLEDATIINTQKESRVDILHQCLLVLLDSPLNKVTITVTTNHEHQSGLLKVLIRTEDNTLIDVSPHLRVPRTAKQFDSLLVHLMYKRQVKSQERDNVLMRVIKNNIEVALPPGSRRFGMSVGGRSVNLKEFCHQFAEVEYPVVFHVGAVSHSQPKGTVTQVEEVLSISNHGLTAAHVCAKLCSEFELLMQVV; encoded by the exons ATGAAATCTAGACAATTAGTAGTCGTCCTCGAGGATGCCACCATTATAAACACACAG AAGGAGTCCAGGGTTGATATACTGCACCAATGTTTATTGGTGCTCCTAGACAGTCCGCTCAATAAGGTAACAATAACGGTGACGACGAATCATGAACATCAGAGTGGGCTTCTCAAGGTCCTTATCAGAACGGAAGACAACACACTTATCGATGTTTCACCACACCTACGCGTTCCCAGGACTGCTAAACAGTTCGACAGCTTGCTCGTCCACCTAATGTACAAGCGGCAGGTCAAGTCACAGGAGAGGGACAATGTGCTAATGCGT GTGATCAAGAATAACATAGAGGTTGCTCTGCCTCCAGGGTCGCGCAGGTTCGGGATGTCGGTAGGAGGCAGGTCTGTGAACCTAAAGGAGTTCTGCCACCAATTCGCGGAAGTAGAGTATCCCGTAGTCTTCCATGTGGGAGCTGTATCGCATTCACAGCCTAAAGGCACAGTCACCCAAGTAGAGGAAGTGTTGTCCATATCCAACCATGGGCTGACAGCTGCGCACGTATGCGCTAAATTATGTAGTGAATTCGAGTTGCTGATGCAGGTGGTTTAA
- a CDS encoding transcription factor S-II (TFIIS)and transcription factor S-II (TFIIS) central domain containing protein, putative, producing MEYGQEILKIRQRIEEFVPNILDKAPSEEEVKELLGHLRKLEDVKVDRTLLQNTRIGAALTKLAKSPSKDIDVLKDTAVKLTSKWKDTLRQQGSSKENADDAPLKRQKTEPADGNADSLPKYQYLLHNQDIRDKALVYIFNAFTAVPGSGYDYKKVSKLAYDVECGLFDKYLVNQSNQKEYTLKLKSIAFNLRDPKNATFRNKIYNGDIDANKVAAMESAEMASDEKKMERINILQESLEACQSDWAVKNILMSKDGKKKGQFKCFKCNSSETVYHQLQTRSSDEPMTTFVTCLQCNNRWKF from the exons ATGGAGTACGGACAAGAGATATTGAAAATCCGCCAGCGCATTGAGGAGTTTGTGCCAAATATTTTAGACAAAGCTCCAAGCGAAGAAGAG GTAAAAGAGCTCCTAGGGCACCTGAGGAAGCTGGAGGATGTGAAAGTCGACAGaacgctgctgcagaacaCTCGTATAGgtgcagcactcaccaaactTGCCAAAAGCCCGTCAAAGGATATAGACGTTTTGAAAGACACGGCCGTCAAACTCACCAGCAAATGGAAGGACACACTACGTCAGCAGGGTTCAAGCAAAGAAAATGCAGATGATGCTCCTCTAAAGAGGCAGAAGACCGAACCGGCTGACGGAAATGCGGATAGCCTGCCAAAGTATCAGTATCTGCTGCATAACCAGGACATACGTGACAAGGCACTTGTGTACATTTTCAATGCATTCACAGCGGTTCCAGGTAGCGGTTACGACTACAAGAAGGTCAGCAAGCTTGCATATGACGTGGAGTGCGGTCTATTTGACAAATATCTTGTCAATCAAAGCAACCAAAAAGAGTACACACTTAAGCTCAAATCCATCGCCTTTAATCTTAGGGACCCCAAAAACGCCACATTCAGGAACAAAATATACAACGGAGATATAGACGCGAACAAAGTCGCTGCAATGGAATCTGCGGAGATGGCTAGTGATGAAAAAAAGATGGAAAGAATTAACATCCTGCAGGAATCGTTAGAGGCGTGCCAATCTGACTGGGCTGTGAAAAATATCCTAATGTCAAAAGACGGGAAGAAAAAGGGTCAATTTAAGTGTTTCAAATGCAATTCGTCGGAGACTGTTTACCATCAGCTGCAAACACGTTCCAGCGACGAACCGATGACTACGTTCGTAACGTGTCTACAGTGCAATAACCGATGGAAATTCTGA
- a CDS encoding DHHC zinc finger domain containing protein, putative yields MGGLKSPIGRFLPVCFMCLIFFVVYTIYVEFVCIPLFQLDVDEQYRLFNKQKEGYRQLVYFHVLALLLVWSFVMTAVTDPGYITDAWKEDETSIYSCKERGENGTYASLREFRYCKKEGCYKPDRAHYCRQLRRNVLKMDHYCPWVANCIGFYNYKFFFLTLLYSNTTCCYILRNVYNEFIKLYFDPNSPFNKLFYLSLITILMLVIIGVVLPFMCFHIWLILSNKTTIEFCEFQASGTYNYNLGALENFKSVFGSNALYWFLPCGYPAGDGLHFPGMFRCLSLMSV; encoded by the exons ATGGGTGGACTGAAAAGTCCAATCGGTCGATTTTTACCAGTATGT TTCATGTGCCTAATCTTCTTTGTTGTCTACACGATTTACGTggag TTCGTCTGTATACCCCTTTTCCAActggatgtggatgagcaaTACCGCCTTTTCAATAAACAAAAAGAGGGGTATCGGCAACTGGTTTACT TTCACGTGCTAGCGTTATTGCTTGTGTGGTCCTTCGTTATGACCGCAGTTACGGACCCCGGCTACATAACTG ACGCATGGAAAGAAGACGAGACTTCTATATATAGCTGCAAGGAGCGCGGAGAAAATGGCACGTATGCGTCATTAC GCGAATTTAGATACTGTAAGAAAGAGGGTTGCTACAAACCTGACCGAGCACACTACTGCCGTCAACTTAGGCGAAATGTGCTGAAAATGGATCACTATTGTCCTTGG GTTGCCAATTGCATAGGATTCTATAACTACAAATTCTTTTTTTTGACACTGTTGTATTCCAACACCACGTGCTGTTACATACTAAGGAACGTGTACAACGAGTTTATTAAATTGTACTTCGATCCGAATTCCCCCTTCAACAAGCTTTTTTACCTATCATTGATTACGATATTGATGCTCGTAATAATTGG GGTCGTGCTCCCGTTCATGTGCTTTCATATCTG GCTCATATTGAGTAACAAGACTACAATCGAATTCTGCGAATTTCAGGCTTCTGGCACGTACAACTACAACCTTGGAGCACTTGAAAATTTCAAAAGCGTTTTC GGTTCCAACGCGTTATACTGGTTTCTTCCCTGCGGTTACCCGGCTGGTGACGGACTACACTTCCCGGGTATGTTCCGCTGTCTTTCACTTATGAGCGTGTAG
- a CDS encoding ribosomal protein L3, putative codes for MSHRKFEKPRSGSLGFFPKKRCKSHRGKIRSFPKDDPSKPPHFTAFMGYKAGMTHVTYEPDKPGSKLHKKDTVEAVTIVETPPMIVVGLVGYIETPRGLRVLSTVWAGHLSDECRRRFYKNWYKSKKKAFTKYAKKYAETKMSKNVSRIVNYCTVVRAICHTQPSKTPLSVKKAHIIEIQINGGSIQEKVDYVTGMFEQPLPVNAVFSGNEMIDVLGVTKGHGMKGVISRFGVTRLPRKTHRGLRKVACIGSWHPARVQFQVPRSGQKGYFHRTERNKKIYRIGSGTNPRNASTDADLTEKQITPMGGFPHYGPVKEDFLMLKGCIVGTKKRPIVLRKTLTPQVSREALAEINLRFIDTSSKWGHGRFQTSGEKQKYYGPLKKTVTNTVAAAVSS; via the exons ATGTCGCACCGTAAATTTGAGAAGCCGCGCAGCGGCTCACTCGGCTTTTTCCCGAAAAAGCGTTGCAAATCCCACCGCGGCAAAATTAGGTCTTTCCCTAAGGATGATCCCAGCAAGCCTCCTCACTTCACGGCCTTTATGGGCTACAAAGCCGGTATGACCCACGTGACCTACGAGCCCGACAAGCCCGGTTCTAAGCTTCACAAGAAGGACACCGTGGAGGCTGTCACCATTGTTGAGACGCCACCAATGATTGTTGTCGGTCTTGTCGGTTACATCGAAACTCCTCGTGGTCTTCGCGTTCTCAGCACTGTCTGGGCCGGCCACCTTTCCGACGAGTGCAGGCGTAGATTCTACAAAAACTGGTACAAGTCGAAGAAGAAGGCCTTTACCAAATACGCCAAAAAGTATGCGGAGACGAAGATGAGCAAGAACGTCAGCCGTATTGTGAATTACTGCACTGTCGTGAGGGCAATTTGCCACACGCAGCCTTCGAAGACTCCCCTCTCTGTGAAGAAAGCGCACATCATCGAGATTCAGATCAACGGTGGTAGCATTCAGGAGAAG GTTGACTATGTAACGGGAATGTTCGAGCAACCCCTGCCCGTCAACGCAGTCTTTTCGGGCAACGAAATGATCGATGTGTTGGGTGTTACTAAGGGTCACGGAATGAAGGGTGTGATTAGTCGTTTTGGAGTCACGCGTCTGCCGCGTAAGACCCACAGGGGTTTGCGCAAGGTTGCGTGCATTGGTTCATGGCACCCTGCTAGGGTACAGTTCCAGGTTCCTCGTAGCGGTCAGAAGGGTTACTTCCACCGTACTGAACGCAACAAAAAGATTTACAGAATAGGTTCTGGCACAAACCCGAGAAACGCGTCTACCGATGCTGACCTCACGGAGAAGCAAATTACTCCTATGGGTGGTTTCCCGCACTATGGACCTGTGAAGGAAGACTTCTTGATGTTGAAGGGATGCATTGTCGGTACCAAAAAGAGGCCGATCGTGCTACGCAAGACTCTCACCCCACAAGTGTCGAGGGAGGCCCTTGCCGAAATCAATCTCCGTTTCATCGACACGTCGAGCAAGTGGGGTCATGGTCGTTTCCAAACCTCTGGAGAAAAGCAGAAGTACTACGGCCCCCTTAAGAAGACTGTCACAAACACTGTGGCGGCCGCAGTTTCGTCTTAA
- a CDS encoding Brix domain containing protein, putative, with product MKKGTGKKCKKSGTEELKTEPEAKKQVLFMLSSSHSAETKQLLKDLFQLCKPSGFFRENYHNDVDFEDNVKIQINQYNHRIAAMVCNRMDCGLYVVASSNKKRPMGIGLGRIYDGKMLDCCQLRVTKYVPFDFFKGPNDLEISHYSYPLVLAQGAHFGEENGPMRTTRDILLDVFRPPATGMVSLESIQQVIVLTSVDADATNTADAPKQILFRRYQILFRKSDDDPKIPRVDMKEIGPQIDFELVDCMEADPEVFKHATAVARKPKKLVCGVDTETSTAIKRRKNVSTTALGHTEGRVYLDRQSLDKLYTPHTKTLKSKRSG from the exons ATGAAGAAAGGTACGGGGAAAAAATGCAAGAAGTCGGGGACAGAAGAATTAAAGACGGAGCCCGAAGCAAAAAAGCAAGTGCTTTTCATGCTTTCCTCCAGCCATTCTGCTGAAACCAAGCAGCTTCTGAAAGATCTTTTCCAGTTATGCAAGCCCAGCGGTTTCTTCAGGGAGAACTATCACAACGATGTAGATTTTGAGGATAACGTGAAGATACAAATAAACCAGTATAACCACCGCATCGCGGCAATGGTTTGCAACCGGATGGATTGTGGACTCTACGTAGTTGCCAGCTCTAACAAAAAGAGACCTATGGGCATAGGCCTGGGTAGGATCTACGATGGTAAGATGTTGGACTGTTGTCAGCTGCGAGTGACGAAGTATGTGCCTTTCGATTTCTTCAAAGGTCCGAATG ACCTTGAAATTTCGCACTACTCCTACCCACTCGTCTTGGCGCAGGGTGCCCATTTTGGTGAGGAGAATGGCCCTATGCGCACAACGCGTGATATATTACTGGACGTATTCAGACCTCCTGCAACCGGAATGGTGTCTCTAGAAAGCATACAGCAAGTTATCGTACTTACAAGTGTGGACGCAGATGCAACCAATACCGCAGATGCGCCCAAGCAAATCCTCTTTCGGCGATATCAAATATTATTTCGCAAGTCAGACGATGACCCCAAGATTCCTAGAGTAGACATGAAAGAGATAGGTCCTCAAATAGACTTCGAGCTGGTGGATTGCATGGAAGCTGACCCCGAGGTGTTCAAACACGCCACAGCCGTCGCGAGAAAGCCTAAGAAGCTTGTCTGTGGTGTGGACACCGAAACGTCGACCGCTATCAAACGACGAAAGAACGTATCAACCACAGCGCTTGGCCACACCGAGGGGCGCGTGTACCTCGACAGGCAGTCACTAGATAAACTCTACACGCCACACACTAAAACACTGAAATCCAaaaggagtggataa
- a CDS encoding Putative methyltransferase KIAA1 homolog — MNDSSKSAASEDDKKCIPIDLTKEDRNTIESQYVHDLYEEIAPHFSHTRYNQWPGVLKYINAAESYSTVLDVGCGNGKYLQFRSDLLFIGVDRCSGLLKLAYDSKCPNVLRCDCLNLPFPSEVADLTLSIAVIHHLPSADQRRSAVTEMLRCTRSGGRLVVYVWAREQQKLTIGYRNFEGGDILVPWHMQKKYIKDRPIDGASTKTTGRATVYRFYHVFTREEVEELGASFNDVANVDSIEFEANNWILTLIKL; from the exons ATGAACGATTCGAGTAAAAGTGCTGCGTCAGAGGACGATAAAAAATGCATTCCAATTGACCTAACTAAAGAAGATCGAAACACGATTGAGTCACAATATGTACACGATCTTTATGAAGAGATTGCACCGCATTTTTCTCACACAAG GTATAATCAATGGCCTGGAGTGCTGAAGTACATAAACGCGGCGGAGTCGTACTCAACAGTGTTGGACGTTGGTTGCGGCAATGGAAAATATCTTCAGTTTCGCAGCGATTTGCTGTTTATCGGTGTAGATCGATGTAGTGGCTTACTGAAGCTTGCATATGACTCTAAATGCCCCAACGTCCTTCGTTGCGATTGCTTAAATTTGCCTTTCCCATCGGAAGTGGCCGATCTCACGCTTTCGATTGCAGTCATCCACCACCTACCATCGGCGGATCAGCGGCGTTCCGCAGTCACAGAGATGCTGCGGTGCACAAGGTCGGGGGGAAGACTAGTGGTATACGTATG GGCGCGTGAGCAACAGAAGCTTACCATCGGTTATCGCAACTTCGAGGGTGGTGATATTTTGGTGCCGTGGCACATGCAGAAAAAGTACATCAAGGACAGACCCATAGATGGTGCATCTACAAAAACCACAGGCAGAGCGACAGTTTATCGGTTTTATCACGTTTTCACGCGTgaagaagttgaagaaCTGGGAGCGTCGTTTAATGACGTCGCCAACGTGGACTCGATCGAATTCGAAGCCAACAATTGGATATTAACGTTAATAAAATTGTGA
- a CDS encoding zinc knuckle domain containing protein, putative — MHTKYNRTYSGCWDREKIEAAIRSRQAELEGDAPKTASRIQYLKRKIAKLRRALEDGTPIGGNILPQKRSKPGNPSAAKRPCIASTARNDAILARRHKRIKKICFKCRKRGHTLQDCDEGSVGICFRCGSTDHILRDCIKPDEGSLRFASCFVCEQTGHIASQCPQNNKGIYPNGGACFFCGSVSHRKAECAERKKKVGD; from the exons ATGCATACTAAATATAATCGTACTTATTCCGGGTGCTGGGACCGCGAGAAGATTGAGGCAGCGATCAGGAGCAGGCAGGCCGAGTTAGAAGGTGACGCCCCGAAAACGGCCTCCCGCATCCAGTATTTAAAAAGGAAAATAGCAAAATTAAGGCGTGCGCTAGAGGATGGTACGCCAATTGGAGGTAACATTCTCCCTCAAAAGCGCTCCAAACCTGGGAATCCGTCGGCTGCCAAGCGGCCGTGCATCGCGTCCACGGCAAGGAACGACGCGATTCTGGCGAGGCGACATAAGAGAATAAAAAAGATTTGCTTTAAGT GCCGCAAGCGAGGACACACACTGCAGGATTGCGATGAAGGCTCCGTCGGCATTTGTTTTCGTTGCGGTTCTACGGATCACATTCTTCGTGATTGCATTAAACCTGACGAG GGTTCGCTACGATTTGCCTCCTGCTTTGTGTGCGAGCAGACGGGGCACATTGCTTCGCAGTGTCCCCAAAACAACAAAGGCATATATCCCAACGGAGGCGCGTGCTTTTTTTGTGGTTCTGTGAGTCATCGGAAGGCGGAGTGCGCTGAAAGGAAGAAGAAGGTGGGAGACTGA